In Paracoccus fistulariae, a single window of DNA contains:
- a CDS encoding alpha/beta hydrolase has translation MTDARENWTRRAERLLAKTAAGRIPVVIAAPSGAVSGTVLLVHGRNGAPAQPHIDEIAQVYLERGWRVVAPELPNSSALPESGPASELTFTRHTAAAGQVWDWVAQQWPDDRRGLAGHSIGGYAVAHLGARLQPDHLLAVSPPMSGMVLLSARRAMGPNAVAEVEREAPLYRAEMESADASGAIGRVTAPLAVVTGADDGLVPLKDARAYFAAAPNGRFFGSLPGQHHCPVGPACRTMLAAALEAMGA, from the coding sequence GTCGGATCCCGGTCGTGATTGCGGCGCCCTCGGGGGCGGTCTCTGGCACCGTGCTGCTGGTCCATGGCCGCAATGGCGCGCCCGCGCAGCCGCATATTGATGAGATCGCGCAGGTCTATCTGGAACGTGGCTGGCGGGTCGTTGCGCCCGAATTGCCCAATTCCTCGGCCCTGCCGGAATCGGGGCCCGCGTCCGAACTGACCTTCACGCGCCATACTGCGGCGGCCGGTCAGGTCTGGGACTGGGTCGCGCAGCAATGGCCCGATGACCGGCGCGGGCTGGCCGGGCACAGCATCGGCGGCTATGCGGTGGCGCATCTGGGCGCGCGGTTGCAGCCCGATCACCTGCTGGCCGTATCGCCGCCCATGTCGGGGATGGTGCTGCTTTCGGCGCGGCGCGCCATGGGACCGAATGCCGTGGCCGAGGTCGAACGCGAAGCTCCGCTTTACCGGGCCGAGATGGAAAGCGCCGATGCCAGCGGCGCAATCGGCCGCGTGACCGCCCCGCTGGCGGTCGTCACCGGGGCCGATGACGGGCTGGTGCCGCTGAAAGACGCCCGCGCCTATTTCGCCGCCGCGCCGAACGGACGCTTCTTTGGCAGTCTGCCGGGCCAGCATCATTGCCCGGTCGGCCCGGCCTGCCGGACGATGTTGGCAGCCGCGTTGGAGGCAATGGGCGCCTAA